AAATATGCCTCAATGGTCCAGCAGCAAGAAAAGTGCAAAAAGGGGATACAATTATCATTATTTCATATGCAATTCTAGACTTTGAAGAAGCAAAGTCATTTAGTCCAACGCTCATATTCCCTAACCCTGATAATACTTTATAGAAACTACCTATGAAATCTTTAAAATGGTTAAAATATGTAGTATTTATTCTATTAAGTGTTGGCTTAATGTATCTAGCGTTTAAAAACCAAAACCCCAAATCATTATTAGCCCAATTGAAAGATGTAGAGTACAGTTGGGTTTGGCTATCGGTTTCCTTCGGAGCATTAGCTATTGTTAGCCGAGCATACAGATGGGTTATTCTACTCGATAATCTTGGTTTTTCTGCGAGTAAACTAAACAGTATATATGCCGTTTCTATTGGTTACTTTACTAACATTGCTATCCCAAGAGCTGGTGAAATCACACGATGCACTAGCCTTAACCAGACCGAAGACATTCCGGTAGATAAACTATTTGGAACCATTATATTGGAAAGAGCTATTGATTTTATCATTTTGATTTCTCTAGTTGTTTTAACCTTAATGCTTAAATTTTCTCTGGTAATAGAGTTAATGTCAACGCTCTTTGAAGGGTATACGATAAATCCTTTGCCGACGCTTATTACGCTAGCTACCCTCACTGTAATATGTGTAATGGTTTATAACATCTTTAAAGAAAAAATTAAAGTCTCTCCCTTTTTGTTAAAGGTAAAGTCATTTTTAACAGGCGTTGGCGAAGGTTTTAAAAGCATAAAAGGGCTTAAAAACAAAACTGGCTTTTGGATGCATACCTTTATCATATGGCTGATGTATTTACTAATGACTTACGTCTGCTTCTTCTCCATATCAGCAACTTCAATGCTAGACCTAGCAGATGGCTTGTACACTATGGTTATTGGTGGTTTCGGAATGGTTGCTCCTGTTCAAGGGGGGATTGGGGCTTACCATTATATAGTCAAAACAGGGCTTGTGCTTTTAGATATTTCTGAAGACTCTGCTTTACTTTTTGCAACCGTTGTTCATACTGCTCAAACATTAATGACCCTAGCATTTGGAGGAATGTCTATTTTAATGGTATTTTTATCCAATAAGAAAGCAAAAGCGTGAGCCTAATACCTTCATTATCTAGTAAAATATATACTGCCGATTCCATCGCTAAACAAGTGAATGAATGGGCTAAGTCTGAAACGGTTGTATTTACCAATGGCTGTTTTGATATTTTACATTTAGGACATATTGATTATCTAAATCGCTCCGCCCAACTAGGTAGCAAATTGGTTGTTGGACTAAATACAGATGCTTCTGTAAGAAAAATTAAAGGTGAAAATAGACCTATACAAGACGAAAATAGCCGACTAAGTATTTTAGCTGCTCTAGAGTGTGTAGATGCAGTAGTATTATTTGATGATGAAACTCCTTTGGAGCTCATCAAAGCAGTAAAGCCGAATATCCTGGTAAAAGGAGCAGATTATGAAATTGAGAAAATCGTTGGAGCAAAAGAAGTTCAAGAATATGGCGGCGAAGTAAAAACCATTGCATTTTTAGAGGGGTATTCTACATCGAACATCGTAAAAAAAGTAAAAAATGGCTAAGACCAAAACCACTTTCTTTTGTCAGAGTTGCGGCGCCCAAAGTCCTCAGTGGATGGGGAAATGTAAATCTTGTAATGAATGGAATACCATTGTTGAAGAAGTCGTCAGCAAGCCTAAAAAGAGTGGATGGGAAAATGAAAACCCAAGCCGTTCTAACAAGGCTCAGCCTATTAGTGAAATCTCTTTACAAGCTAGATCTCGAATTGATACTTCTGATAATGAATTAAATCGCGTTTTGGGTGGTGGTATAGTAGCAGGTTCTATCATTTTGCTAGGTGGTGAGCCTGGAATTGGTAAATCTACTCTCCTTTTACAGCTTGCTCTGAGGATAAAGAACGAAAAATTGCTCTATGTAACTGGAGAAGAAAGTGACCAACAAATACGTATGAGAGCCGACCGGTTAAATCAGTTAGACTCTACCTGTCAGATACTTACAGAGACCAATACTCAAAATATTTTTCAGCAAATTCAAGAAGTTCAACCTAGTGTTTTAGTTGTCGATTCCATACAAACCTTACAAACTAACACTATTGATTCTTCGCCTGGAAGTATTTCACAAATTAGAGAATGTACTTCCGAGCTCATGGCTTTTGCTAAGTCTAGCGGTGTTCCCGTATTCCTTATAGGACACATTAATAAAGACGGTAATATTGCTGGTCCTAAAATTCTTGAACATATGGTAGATGTCGTCTTACAATTTGAAGGAGACCGCAACCACGTGTACAGAATATTGAGAGCAAATAAAAACCGTTATGGCTCCACCTCTGAGCTTGGCATTTATGAAATGCAAAGTAATGGGCTTAGAGAGGTTGCTAACCCCTCTGAAATATTATTGTCTCAAAAAGACCAAGACATGAGTGGCATCGCCGTTAGTGCTACTCTTGAAGGTATGCGACCATTAATGATTGAAACACAAGCATTGGTAAGCTCTGCCGTCTATGGCACTCCGCAACGCTCTGCCACGGGTTTTGACCTTAGGCGCCTGTCTATGTTGTTAGCTGTATTGGAAAAACGGTGTGGCTTTAGACTTGGTGCTAAAGATGTATTCCTAAATATTACTGGTGGGATAAAAGTAGATGACCCGGCTATTGATTTAGGTGTAGTCTGTGCCATTCTCTCATCTAATGTAGACATGGCTGTAAACGATAAAGATTGTTTTGCTGCCGAAGTAGGCTTGTCTGGTGAAATACGCCCTGTAAACCGATGTGAACAACGTATACAAGAAGCTGAAAAACTAGGCTTTGAACGAATCTATATATCAAAATACAATAAGATTAATCCTAAAAATTACAATATAGAAATTGTAATGGTCGGAAAAATTGAAGAAGTCTTTAAGAAGTTATTCGCTTCCTAATTTTCTAGCAATTCATATAAGTCATAAAGTTTTGGTGATAGAATAATCTCTATTCTTCTGTTGGCTTTTCTACCCTCAGAAGTAGCGTTTGACTTAATGGGGAAAAACTCTCCTCTACCGGCAGCCGTTAGTCGGCTCGGAGATATTGAACTAGAAGATGTCAAAATATCAACAATAGCAGTAGCACGCACCACACTCAAGTCCCAGTTGTTTTTAATTTGCCCACGGCCTCCAAATGGAACACTATCCGTATGTCCCTCAATCATAACATTAATGTCTTGTTGTGATTCTAATGACTTTGACAATTTGCTTAAGGCATCACGGCCTCTACTATCCACCTGCCAGCTTCCAGAAGCAAATAGCAATTGTTCTTCTAAAGAAATATAAACCTTACCATTTTTCTGAGTAATCGTTAAGCCATCGCCTTCAAACCCTAATAGAGCTGTTGAAATTCTATCTTTCAGTGCAGTAAGTACAGAATCTTTGCGGTTTATGATAGACTGTAATTCTATTACCTTTTGCTCTCTCTCTTCTAACTCATTTTGAGTAGCAATAAGTTCATTTTGTTTTACCGTCAAGCTTTGCTCTAAGGTCAGGAGCTCATCTTCTTTTTTTAATAATTCTTGACGTGTTTGTTGGAGTTCTTTGAGTAGCTCTTTGGTTTCATTGGCTTTTGCCGTCATCAATTGGCTATTCTTAGCCGTTAAGAGGTCATAGGCTTCATTCAATTCATCGAGCTGTTGCTGTAATTGAAGACAGGATTTAGATCTTTCTAGCGAATCGCTAATCAACCCATCAATCTCTTTGGTAAGTTGGTCTACCTTAGCACTCAACTCAGTATTTTCAGTTAAGAGGAGGTTGTTTTCCTTTTTTATTTGCTGATTCTGAGTGAGTGTTTCTTGACGCTGAGCCTTAATTTCATCAACAACTTTTGGAGAAACACAGCCATAAAATAAGGATAGAATGACTATGTATGGAGCTATTTTTTGATTCATAACGTAAAAAACAAGATTAATCTATTCAAATATACATTAGCAAAAGCCGCTTTAGCCGTTTGCTAAAAAAGTTTATCAACATATTGAATTTGATTATTTATTTAATCTCTACTACAACAGGGCAATGGTCAGAGTGTTTGGCTTGAGGTAAAATATACCCTCTAGAAAGCTTATCCTTTAAAGAATCCGAGGCTAAAAGATAATCTATTCGCCAGCCTAAGTTTTTAGCTCTGGCATTGGCTCTATAGCTCCACCAAGAGTAATGGTGTGGCTCTGTGTTAAAATGTCTGAAAGAATCTATATATCCTAATTCTATAAAGGAGCTCAACCACTGTCTTTCTTCGGGTAAAAAACCAGAAGTATTCTTATTTCGTTGCGGATTGTGTATGTCTATTGCTTCATGACAAATATTATAGTCTCCTGCAATAATTAAGTTGGGCACACTTTCTTTTAAATCAGAAATATAGCCATAAAAATCATCAAGAAATTTGAATTTAAAGTCTTGCCGTAAGTCTCCACTACTACCAGAAGGCATGTAAACACTTATTACAGAAACATCGTCAAAATCAATACGCAATACCCTGCCTTCATTGTCATAGTCTGGATGATTCATTCCGTAAGTAACCGAATTTGGCTCTTTTTTAGATAGTATAGCTGTTCCGCTATAGCCAGGTTTTTGAGCAGAAAACCAATAGCACTTATAGCCTAAGTCCGTAAATACTGTGGTATCAAATTGTTCTTCACGAGCTTTTATCTCTTGAAGGCATAAAACGTCAGGCTGAGTCGTTTCAATCCATTGGTCTAAGCCTTTTTTTAAAGCGGCTCTTATACCATTTATATTGTATGATATTATTTTCATCAGACTATCTGAATTTTCTCTCTGCAAGACCAATCACTTGACCATCAACGATAAATTCAAAAGAATATAAACCAGATTGTAAGACATTACCGCGCGTCCAAAGCTGACACTCACTAATCTTCTTGTTTGAATAATCAAAACTATACTCAACGGTATATTGAACGATACTGTCTTTAGTGATATTCAATTCTTGAATTTTGTTAGCTACATTTAAAACTCTATTGTTAGGGTCAATAATTCTAACATACATGTTTTTTAAGCCTGGATCTGTTACTTTATTTTCAATAATGTCATAACAAATACTGAAGTTTTGAATTTTTGAAGCTCTTGTAGTTACGACTTCTCTACCACTGGAGCGATAATACACCCCTTCTACCTCTATGTTCTCAATACGTAACATTGAAGCGGTATATACTCTTTCAGATAATAATTGATTGTTTTTCTCAAGAGTTCTATTTCGTGTGGATATCAGCCTATTTACTTTACGAACACTATCGTTTTCGTTTTGCAAGGACTGATTTAAGGTGTATAAAGAATCTATCGCCGAAACATATTTCATGCTTATATCCTTAAGGCGGCGAA
The sequence above is a segment of the Flavobacteriales bacterium genome. Coding sequences within it:
- the radA gene encoding DNA repair protein RadA, with translation MAKTKTTFFCQSCGAQSPQWMGKCKSCNEWNTIVEEVVSKPKKSGWENENPSRSNKAQPISEISLQARSRIDTSDNELNRVLGGGIVAGSIILLGGEPGIGKSTLLLQLALRIKNEKLLYVTGEESDQQIRMRADRLNQLDSTCQILTETNTQNIFQQIQEVQPSVLVVDSIQTLQTNTIDSSPGSISQIRECTSELMAFAKSSGVPVFLIGHINKDGNIAGPKILEHMVDVVLQFEGDRNHVYRILRANKNRYGSTSELGIYEMQSNGLREVANPSEILLSQKDQDMSGIAVSATLEGMRPLMIETQALVSSAVYGTPQRSATGFDLRRLSMLLAVLEKRCGFRLGAKDVFLNITGGIKVDDPAIDLGVVCAILSSNVDMAVNDKDCFAAEVGLSGEIRPVNRCEQRIQEAEKLGFERIYISKYNKINPKNYNIEIVMVGKIEEVFKKLFAS
- the xth gene encoding exodeoxyribonuclease III, with the protein product MKIISYNINGIRAALKKGLDQWIETTQPDVLCLQEIKAREEQFDTTVFTDLGYKCYWFSAQKPGYSGTAILSKKEPNSVTYGMNHPDYDNEGRVLRIDFDDVSVISVYMPSGSSGDLRQDFKFKFLDDFYGYISDLKESVPNLIIAGDYNICHEAIDIHNPQRNKNTSGFLPEERQWLSSFIELGYIDSFRHFNTEPHHYSWWSYRANARAKNLGWRIDYLLASDSLKDKLSRGYILPQAKHSDHCPVVVEIK
- a CDS encoding OmpA family protein, giving the protein MNQKIAPYIVILSLFYGCVSPKVVDEIKAQRQETLTQNQQIKKENNLLLTENTELSAKVDQLTKEIDGLISDSLERSKSCLQLQQQLDELNEAYDLLTAKNSQLMTAKANETKELLKELQQTRQELLKKEDELLTLEQSLTVKQNELIATQNELEEREQKVIELQSIINRKDSVLTALKDRISTALLGFEGDGLTITQKNGKVYISLEEQLLFASGSWQVDSRGRDALSKLSKSLESQQDINVMIEGHTDSVPFGGRGQIKNNWDLSVVRATAIVDILTSSSSISPSRLTAAGRGEFFPIKSNATSEGRKANRRIEIILSPKLYDLYELLEN
- the rfaE2 gene encoding D-glycero-beta-D-manno-heptose 1-phosphate adenylyltransferase, translating into MPSLSSKIYTADSIAKQVNEWAKSETVVFTNGCFDILHLGHIDYLNRSAQLGSKLVVGLNTDASVRKIKGENRPIQDENSRLSILAALECVDAVVLFDDETPLELIKAVKPNILVKGADYEIEKIVGAKEVQEYGGEVKTIAFLEGYSTSNIVKKVKNG
- a CDS encoding flippase-like domain-containing protein is translated as MKSLKWLKYVVFILLSVGLMYLAFKNQNPKSLLAQLKDVEYSWVWLSVSFGALAIVSRAYRWVILLDNLGFSASKLNSIYAVSIGYFTNIAIPRAGEITRCTSLNQTEDIPVDKLFGTIILERAIDFIILISLVVLTLMLKFSLVIELMSTLFEGYTINPLPTLITLATLTVICVMVYNIFKEKIKVSPFLLKVKSFLTGVGEGFKSIKGLKNKTGFWMHTFIIWLMYLLMTYVCFFSISATSMLDLADGLYTMVIGGFGMVAPVQGGIGAYHYIVKTGLVLLDISEDSALLFATVVHTAQTLMTLAFGGMSILMVFLSNKKAKA